Proteins encoded together in one Parus major isolate Abel chromosome 25LG2, Parus_major1.1, whole genome shotgun sequence window:
- the OTUD7B gene encoding OTU domain-containing protein 7B, translating into MDIVLSDFVRSTGAEPGLARDLLEGKNWDLSAALSDFEQLRQVHAGNLPHSFNEGRGARPPEREVARPGRPPLQRQDDIVQEKRLSRGISHASSTIVSLARSHVSSNGSSSEHLLEMPICTFQLPDLTVYSEDFRSFIERDLIEQSMLVALEQAGRLNWWVTVDPSCQRLLPLATTGDGNCLLHAASLGMWGFHDRDLMLRKSLYTLMDKGVEREALRRRWRWQQTQQNKESGLVYTEEEWQKEWNELIKLASSEPRVHYGTNGGGCSGVESSEEPVYESLEEFHVFVLAHVLKRPIVVVADTMLRDSGGEAFAPIPFGGIYLPLEVPANKCHRSPLVLAYDQAHFSALVSMEQKENTKDQAVIPLTDSEHKLLPVHFAVDPGKEWQWGKDDSDNVKLASVTLSLEAKLHLLHSYMNVRWITLPCDMQAPLAQPESPTASAGDDPRSAAESGESDKESVCSSSASNGGTRAGKDREKPKKEREKEKDKKRADSVANKLGSFGKTLGSKLKKNMGGLMHSKAVKGSMSNGQGDTLEKKKKGSLKTRKDSKEECSPGDLAPAEKTCPGKAALEKPSDPYKYSSDVRLSLSILRAAMQGERKFIFASHLKTSSRHQFQEEMIQRYLLDAEERFLAEQRQKEAEKKALGSAAPAKRPEGEVGAQRSEEVMPSPVFSQPPPTYPPQPLEPAVAAKIAAFPAGYSGVFTFPRPSMGSAEGLHPPSCPEGRRQLAGGPCGSLPPYATLPRHHQGRLGPCPPGPAHLGRFSPTDMDTQPPFPAECEGSGCLPPHSNGCREFLQQDKAGTADKMRSQVLYNIQQTKCKQPNCSFYGHPETGNFCSCCYKEELRRREREALVHRF; encoded by the exons ATGGACATCGTCCTGTCGGATTTTGTCCGCTCAACAGGGGCAGAGCCGGGGCTGGCCAGAGACCTCCTTGAAG GCAAGAACTGGGACCTGAGTGCGGCGCTGAGCGACTTCGAGCAGCTCCGGCAGGTGCACGCTGGGAACCTCCCGCACTCCTTCAACGAGGGCCGCGGGGCCCGGCCCCCGGAGCGGGAGGTGGCGCGGCCGGGGAGGCCCCCGCTGCAGCGCCAGGATGACATCGTGCAAG AGAAGCGCCTGTCCCGAGGCATCTCGCATGCCAGCTCCACCATCGTGTCCCTGGCCCGTTCCCACGTCTCCAGCAACGGCAGCAGCAGCGAACACCTGCTGGAGATGCCCATCTGCACCTTCCAGCTGCCTGACCTCACCGTGTACTCCGAGGATTTCCGCAGCTTCATCGAACGGGATCTTATTGAGCAGTCCATGCTGGtagcactggagcaggctg GGCGTCTCAACTGGTGGGTGACGGTGGATCCGAGCTGCCAGCGGCTGCTGCCCCTGGCCACCACTGGCGATGGGAATTGCTTGCTCCATGCTGCCTCCCTGG GTATGTGGGGCTTCCATGACCGGGATCTCATGCTCCGGAAGTCCCTCTACACCCTGATGGACAAGGGAGTGGAGCGGGAAGCGCTGAGGCGGAGATGGCGCTGGCAGCAGACGCAGCAGAACAAGGAG tctGGCCTGGTTTACACGGAGGAGGAGTGGCAGAAGGAGTGGAATGAGCTGATCAAATTGGCGTCCAGTGAGCCCCGCGTGCACTACGGCACCAACGGCGGCGGCTGCAGCGG GGTGGAGAGCTCAGAGGAGCCTGTGTACGAGAGCCTGGAGGAGTTCCACGTCTTTGTCCTGGCCCATGTGCTAAAGAGACCCATCGTGGTGGTGGCAGACACGATGCTGCGGGACTCGGGCGGCGAAG CATTTGCCCCAATTCCCTTTGGGGGGATCTATCTGCCCCTGGAAGTCCCAGCCAACAAATGCCACCGGTCTCCATTGGTTCTGGCTTATGACCAAGCCCATTTTTCTGCCCTGGTCTCcatggagcagaaggaaaacacaaaggatCAAG CTGTGATCCCCCTGACAGACTCTGAGCACAAGCTGCTCCCCGTGCACTTCGCCGTGGATCCCGGGAAGGAGTGGCAGTGGGGGAAGGACGACAGTGACAATGTCAAGCTGGCCAG CGTGACGCTGTCGCTGGAAGCCAAACTGCACCTGCTGCACAGCTACATGAATGTCCGATGGATCACGTTGCCTTGTGACATGCAG gCGCCTCTGGCTCAGCCAGAATCCCCCACGGCGTCCGCAGGTGATGACCCTCGCTCGGCAGCAGAGTCAGGCGAGTCGGACAAGGAGTCggtgtgcagcagctctgccagcaatGGGGGCACCAGGGCGGGCAAGGACAGGGAGAAACCAAAGAAAGAGcgggagaaggagaaggataAAAAACGGGCAGACTCGGTAGCCAACAAGCTGGGAAGCTTCGGGAAGACTCTGGGCAGCAAACTAAAAAAGAACATGGGGGGCCTGATGCACAGCAAAGCTGTGAAGGGCAGCATGAGCAATGGGCAGGGAGACACcctggagaagaagaagaaaggatcTCTGAAGACACGGAAAGACAGCAAAGAGGAATGTTCCCCAGGAGATTTAGCTCCTGCAGAGAAAACGTGTCCAGGTAAAGCAGCCCTGGAGAAGCCGTCAGATCCCTACAAGTACAGCAGCGACGTGCGGCTGAGCCTGAGCATCCTGCGCGCGGCCATGCAGGGCGAGCGCAAGTTCATCTTCGCCAGCCACCTCAAGACCAGCAGCCGGCACCAGTTCCAGGAGGAGATGATCCAGAGGTACCTCCTGGATGCTGAGGAACGATTCCTGGCAGAGCAGCGGCAGAAGGAGGCGGAGAAGAAGGCTCTGGGCAGCGCTGCCCCGGCCAAGAGGCCAGAAGGGGAGGTGGGTGCCCAGCGGAGCGAGGAGGTGATGCCAAGCCCCGTGTTCTCCCAGCCACCCCCCACCtaccctccccagcccctggagccAGCCGTGGCTGCTAAAATAGCCGCTTTTCCCGCCGGCTATTCCGGCGTTTTCACCTTCCCCAGGCCCTCCATGGGCAGTGCTGAGGGGCTGCACCCACCCAGCTGCCCTGAGGGCCGGCGGCAGCTGGCGGGGGGGCCCTGTGGGAGCCTCCCCCCCTATGCCACCCTGCCCCGGCACCACCAGGGCCGGCTCGGCCCCTGTCCCCCCGGCCCTGCCCACCTGGGCCGGTTCTCCCCCACGGACATGGACACCCAGCCTCCCTTCCCTGCGGAGTGCGAGGGCTCCGGCTGCCTCCCCCCGCACAGCAACGGCTGCCGGGAGTTCCTccagcaggacaaggcaggaACAGCGGATAAAATGAGAAGCCAAGTCCTCTACAACATCCAGCAGACCAAGTGCAAACAGCCCAACTGCAGCTTTTATGGACACCCGGAGACTGGGaatttctgttcctgctgttaCAAGGAGGAGCTGCGGCGCAGGGAGCGGGAGGCGCTGGTGCACAGGTTCTGA